One Candidatus Bathyarchaeota archaeon DNA segment encodes these proteins:
- a CDS encoding PAC2 family protein — protein sequence MDKPYLRKLSNPTLDNPIFVQGLPGFGNVGRIAAHLLIKFCDAKPFAELYSPSFPDYISITTKGIAHLPRYEFYYAPMEKNNLVIMTGEIQPSFDDVVAHYMVCESVIDFVQEIGCQFLVTMGGVPITEDKTQVFIAATSPRLATEFMEKGGVIYSKGRIVGGTGLTLALAKERKIDGVSLLGTTMGFKADKGAGFLVFKFLMKALGKEIKEGLAENNQPEEQ from the coding sequence ATGGATAAGCCGTATCTACGTAAACTTTCAAACCCCACCCTAGACAACCCAATCTTCGTACAGGGCTTACCCGGATTCGGCAACGTGGGGCGTATTGCGGCTCATCTGCTGATAAAATTCTGCGACGCCAAACCCTTCGCCGAACTCTACTCACCTTCATTCCCCGATTACATCTCCATAACCACCAAAGGCATCGCACATCTACCCCGCTACGAATTCTACTATGCACCTATGGAGAAAAACAACCTCGTAATCATGACTGGCGAAATCCAGCCTAGCTTCGACGACGTCGTAGCCCATTACATGGTTTGCGAGTCAGTGATTGATTTTGTGCAGGAAATAGGCTGCCAATTTCTAGTTACCATGGGCGGCGTCCCCATAACTGAGGACAAAACACAGGTGTTCATAGCTGCCACTTCGCCCCGTTTAGCGACAGAATTCATGGAAAAAGGCGGCGTCATCTACAGCAAAGGCCGAATCGTCGGCGGCACAGGTTTAACTTTGGCGTTGGCTAAGGAACGTAAAATCGACGGCGTCAGCCTATTGGGCACAACAATGGGTTTCAAGGCTGATAAGGGCGCTGGTTTTCTAGTTTTCAAGTTTTTGATGAAGGCGTTGGGAAAAGAGATAAAAGAAGGTTTGGCTGAAAACAATCAGCCTGAAGAGCAATAA